Proteins encoded in a region of the Candidatus Zixiibacteriota bacterium genome:
- a CDS encoding M1 family aminopeptidase, with protein sequence TFEMLFRTPNHFGFAAVGTIIDSTVVEDVMTTRYRVSDPAPNVSFNIGIFTTHRLTEKEILPKGVHFTNPRHKELLNGLTLHTVAHNRDVEKHVARDVMGSLQLFEHHFGQLPIDKLVVAEILALHSESYPGFVQMGLMTFLRSDPSGYQRMHRSHEVAHQWWGFGSGVGFKTYHDKWLSEGFAEYSGMLFQEETSGHKKFLEVLKEYREEIFGARKYLLTSGAESGPIIMGSRTASTKTKGDFDLVIYKKAALVLHMLRNLLMDLGNFSDERFYSMMKDWYLTNRGRQMTTNDFKEHCDKHFGIDMAWFFDQWVYGNDLPTYRFSYECKRDTGGVFVCPCEVKTENVGPAFQMYVPIEIEMRDKQKFYYRQLITGPTTVFDIAGLEDMPKKLRFNPFESVLADVKQ encoded by the coding sequence GACATTCGAGATGCTCTTTCGTACCCCAAACCACTTTGGGTTTGCGGCTGTCGGTACCATCATCGACAGCACGGTGGTGGAGGATGTCATGACAACCCGCTATCGAGTGTCTGATCCGGCGCCAAACGTGTCATTCAACATAGGTATCTTCACGACCCACAGACTGACCGAAAAAGAGATCCTGCCCAAAGGTGTTCATTTCACCAATCCTCGGCACAAAGAACTCCTGAACGGCTTGACATTGCACACCGTGGCTCACAACCGCGACGTGGAAAAACATGTAGCCCGCGACGTAATGGGAAGTCTGCAACTGTTCGAACACCACTTCGGCCAGTTGCCAATTGACAAACTTGTGGTCGCCGAAATACTCGCTCTTCATTCGGAATCGTATCCCGGTTTTGTGCAGATGGGCCTGATGACTTTTCTGCGTTCGGACCCCTCAGGATACCAGCGCATGCATCGCAGCCACGAAGTCGCCCATCAATGGTGGGGGTTCGGTTCCGGCGTTGGCTTTAAGACTTATCATGACAAGTGGCTTTCTGAGGGCTTTGCCGAATACTCGGGCATGCTCTTTCAGGAAGAAACAAGCGGCCATAAAAAGTTCCTCGAGGTTCTGAAGGAATACCGCGAGGAAATCTTCGGCGCTCGAAAGTACTTGCTGACATCCGGCGCCGAGTCCGGTCCGATAATCATGGGCAGTCGCACCGCCAGCACCAAAACGAAGGGTGATTTTGATCTGGTGATCTACAAAAAGGCCGCCCTGGTGCTTCACATGTTGCGAAATCTGTTGATGGACCTGGGCAACTTCAGCGATGAACGATTCTATTCAATGATGAAGGACTGGTATCTCACCAATCGCGGTCGCCAGATGACCACGAATGATTTCAAAGAACACTGCGACAAACATTTCGGCATCGACATGGCATGGTTTTTTGATCAGTGGGTTTACGGCAACGATCTGCCGACCTATCGCTTTTCATACGAGTGCAAACGCGACACGGGCGGGGTATTTGTCTGCCCCTGTGAAGTCAAAACCGAAAATGTGGGGCCTGCTTTTCAAATGTATGTTCCGATTGAAATCGAAATGAGGGACAAGCAAAAGTTCTATTATCGCCAGCTTATCACCGGTCCAACCACTGTTTTTGATATAGCGGGGCTTGAGGATATGCCTAAAAAGTTGCGGTTCAACCCCTTCGAGTCTGTCCTGGCGGATGTAAAGCAGTAA
- a CDS encoding RNA polymerase sigma factor, translating to MSSKPTPKNGPSTPDDQSEVLVKGLIVKIRQGDKAAFTELVSRYRNQVGALAYRMVSDYDEAADITQIVFMKMAKNIWRYDDNKKFYTWLHRITVNASIDYIRKHRRHQHEPLEEFHDIQESNRRGPEFNYQRRQLSHQIECAANTLNDKQKSAFMLRDIEGCKLDDVADIMEMPEATVRWYLHRARSKIRKELVRRCPQLLIALGIR from the coding sequence ATGAGCAGCAAGCCGACTCCAAAAAACGGACCGTCGACACCGGATGATCAGAGTGAAGTCCTGGTCAAGGGCTTGATAGTAAAGATCAGGCAGGGCGACAAAGCAGCCTTTACCGAATTGGTCAGTCGCTATCGCAATCAGGTGGGAGCGTTGGCCTATCGTATGGTCAGCGACTACGACGAGGCAGCCGATATCACCCAGATCGTTTTCATGAAAATGGCAAAGAACATTTGGCGCTATGACGACAACAAGAAATTCTACACCTGGCTCCACCGTATCACCGTCAACGCCTCGATCGACTATATCCGCAAACACCGCCGGCATCAGCATGAGCCGCTTGAGGAATTCCACGACATTCAGGAATCCAATCGTCGGGGTCCTGAGTTCAATTATCAGCGCCGTCAGTTGAGCCACCAGATCGAATGCGCCGCCAACACTCTTAACGACAAACAAAAGTCCGCCTTCATGCTGCGCGATATCGAGGGTTGCAAGCTCGACGACGTGGCCGACATTATGGAAATGCCGGAAGCGACGGTGCGCTGGTATCTTCATCGCGCCCGCAGCAAAATCCGCAAAGAGCTTGTCAGGCGTTGCCCCCAGTTGCTGATAGCCCTGGGCATTCGCTGA